One window from the genome of Candidatus Poribacteria bacterium encodes:
- a CDS encoding WD40 repeat domain-containing protein, producing the protein MRRVISFWSLILTIFIYASIASAVNTSLWEQKNHADFASGKPKDLSLTSTGDVMLSPKIDSFTKLKETQVWALVEDTAGNLYAGTGNEGKIYKIAADGDTAELYYNSPEVTIYSLAIGPDNALYAGTGPDGLIYKITDATTPPTTLLNEGDKYVWALKFDDAGNLYAATGTDGKIYKITPEGESSVLFDAEEKNIMTFLLHENGFYAGSSDNGIIYHIMDDGTAKVIYQATEKEVRALEMDTQGNLYAAVVTSQPAEPSRGRRGGSSGPPTPSGPPPPGGGAPQENKSSIYKIRPDGTAVSIWNSPEPLILAIVLESDSQILVGTGDEGKLYRVNPMSGDSVEVGKCSANQVVAIHQKKGDGDTKTLLATGNPGKLFNLTDTYVEEGTLESEVHDTKSLSRWGKLSWEGEMAEGTAVAFSTRTGNTKKPDDTWSDWSDELTTAEGSQIPNGDGQYIQWRAKFTTSDTAQTPILKKVTLASVQTNVEPRFTSIEVDDGSGSGNQERGRRASGGSLPPPGARGGDSGGSGNAGDGPSKTWKVSWKVEDANADTLQYTLYYKATDESNWRLLKKELAKANYEWDVTTVPDGRYTLKVVATDKLSNPVGWAKSAEKVSMPVEVDNTQPSIGEIQVTANGDNTYKIACDVTDMTTPIQKAVYKIDSDEHWKVIFPDDGIFDSKKEQLHLETGELPEGAHTIIIQVTDRAKNTAVGRTSF; encoded by the coding sequence ATGCGCCGTGTCATCTCCTTTTGGAGTCTTATCTTAACCATCTTTATTTATGCAAGCATCGCATCTGCAGTCAATACATCTTTATGGGAGCAAAAAAATCACGCGGATTTTGCGTCTGGCAAGCCCAAGGACCTTTCACTTACAAGTACCGGGGATGTGATGTTATCTCCCAAAATTGATTCCTTTACGAAGTTGAAAGAGACCCAAGTTTGGGCACTGGTAGAGGATACAGCCGGAAATCTCTATGCTGGGACCGGGAACGAAGGAAAAATCTATAAAATTGCTGCTGATGGCGACACTGCTGAACTTTATTACAATTCACCTGAAGTTACCATTTACAGTCTCGCTATCGGACCCGACAATGCACTCTACGCTGGCACTGGACCCGATGGATTGATTTACAAAATCACTGATGCTACAACGCCTCCGACGACCCTGCTTAATGAAGGGGACAAATATGTGTGGGCGTTGAAATTTGATGATGCCGGCAATCTCTATGCCGCGACAGGTACTGATGGTAAAATTTACAAGATCACGCCAGAGGGTGAGTCCAGTGTTCTGTTTGATGCCGAAGAAAAGAATATCATGACGTTCCTTCTACACGAAAACGGTTTCTATGCGGGAAGCAGCGACAACGGCATTATTTACCATATCATGGACGATGGGACAGCAAAGGTTATCTATCAAGCGACAGAGAAAGAGGTACGCGCCCTTGAAATGGATACTCAAGGCAACCTCTATGCGGCAGTCGTTACGTCCCAACCGGCTGAACCTTCAAGGGGACGACGCGGTGGTTCAAGTGGACCGCCAACCCCCTCGGGTCCCCCGCCCCCGGGTGGTGGTGCACCGCAAGAAAACAAGTCCAGTATCTATAAAATTCGTCCGGATGGCACGGCGGTTTCAATTTGGAATTCGCCAGAACCCCTTATCTTAGCCATCGTTCTCGAAAGTGACTCGCAAATTTTGGTAGGGACCGGCGATGAAGGAAAACTCTATCGCGTCAATCCGATGAGCGGAGACTCTGTGGAAGTCGGCAAATGCTCGGCAAATCAGGTCGTAGCCATACACCAGAAAAAAGGGGATGGAGACACCAAAACGCTCCTTGCGACGGGGAATCCCGGTAAACTTTTTAATCTTACGGACACCTACGTTGAAGAAGGAACGCTTGAATCTGAAGTGCACGATACGAAAAGTTTGTCTCGCTGGGGGAAACTTTCCTGGGAAGGTGAAATGGCAGAGGGAACAGCGGTTGCCTTTTCAACCCGAACCGGTAATACCAAAAAACCAGATGATACATGGAGCGACTGGTCTGATGAGCTCACGACAGCGGAAGGCTCTCAGATTCCGAATGGAGATGGTCAGTACATCCAGTGGCGTGCGAAGTTCACAACCAGCGACACGGCGCAAACACCTATTTTGAAGAAGGTTACCCTCGCCTCCGTGCAGACGAACGTTGAGCCGCGCTTTACCAGTATTGAGGTAGATGATGGTAGTGGTAGCGGGAACCAAGAGAGAGGACGCCGCGCGTCTGGCGGAAGTTTACCTCCCCCAGGGGCACGCGGTGGCGATAGCGGCGGATCAGGCAATGCAGGCGACGGTCCTTCTAAAACATGGAAGGTGAGCTGGAAAGTTGAAGATGCAAATGCCGATACGTTGCAATATACCCTCTACTACAAAGCGACTGACGAGAGCAACTGGCGGCTCCTCAAAAAGGAATTGGCCAAAGCGAACTATGAATGGGATGTCACTACCGTTCCAGATGGACGCTATACCTTAAAGGTCGTGGCAACCGATAAACTCAGCAATCCAGTTGGATGGGCAAAATCCGCTGAGAAAGTGAGTATGCCGGTTGAGGTGGACAATACGCAGCCCAGTATTGGAGAAATCCAAGTCACTGCGAATGGTGACAACACCTACAAAATTGCCTGTGACGTTACGGATATGACCACACCTATCCAGAAAGCCGTCTATAAGATTGACAGTGATGAACACTGGAAGGTTATCTTCCCTGACGATGGGATCTTCGATTCCAAAAAGGAGCAGCTCCACCTCGAAACAGGTGAACTCCCCGAAGGGGCACACACGATTATCATTCAAGTGACAGACAGGGCAAAAAATACGGCTGTCGGTAGGACAAGTTTCTAA
- the bioA gene encoding adenosylmethionine--8-amino-7-oxononanoate transaminase, which produces MVDKETLVDWDRCYLWHPFTQMQDWLAEEPVIIERGEGCYLIDIAGNRYIDGIASMWTNVHGHNHPALNTALKTQIDKIAHTTLLGYSNIPAIQLAQKLVELTPVGLNKVFYSDNGSTAVEVALKIAYQYWQHKEEQQRKLFIHFDNAYHGDTIGAMSVGGIDSFHTTFDSLLFKGIRVSAPETYHPPYANESAVKTHWLTAVERALSEHEGRIAGIILEPLIQGAGGMLIAPNGFLKELAALAKRWKTLLIVDEVMTGFGRTGKMWACEHEDVTPDLFCTAKGLAGGYLPLAATLTTDEIYNAFLGEYRDLKTFFHGHTFTGNPLACAVALENIAIFERENLLSRLQPTIEHFKNRLQKFYALPHVGDVRVCGFAAGVELMKNSDTYTPYPFEEKVGIRVCKEALIRGAILRPLVNTIVLMPPLQISISELDALLDIIYTAIDIVTSDPSH; this is translated from the coding sequence ATGGTTGATAAAGAAACGCTTGTCGATTGGGATAGGTGTTACCTCTGGCATCCGTTTACACAAATGCAGGATTGGCTGGCGGAAGAGCCTGTCATCATTGAAAGGGGTGAAGGATGCTACCTCATTGATATTGCCGGAAATCGGTATATTGATGGAATCGCTTCCATGTGGACGAATGTTCACGGACATAATCATCCAGCACTGAACACTGCACTCAAGACGCAGATAGACAAGATCGCCCACACCACACTGCTTGGATACAGTAACATCCCCGCGATTCAGCTGGCACAGAAATTGGTAGAACTCACACCTGTGGGATTGAACAAGGTGTTTTATTCCGACAACGGTTCAACCGCTGTTGAGGTTGCCTTGAAGATAGCGTATCAGTACTGGCAACACAAGGAAGAACAGCAACGGAAACTGTTTATCCATTTTGATAATGCATACCACGGGGACACGATAGGAGCGATGAGTGTCGGTGGTATTGATAGTTTCCACACTACTTTTGATTCCCTCCTTTTCAAAGGTATCCGCGTGTCCGCTCCTGAAACCTATCACCCTCCTTACGCTAATGAATCTGCGGTTAAAACGCATTGGCTCACTGCAGTAGAACGCGCACTCTCTGAACATGAAGGGCGCATCGCAGGTATTATCTTAGAGCCGCTCATCCAGGGCGCGGGCGGTATGCTTATTGCTCCGAACGGATTTTTAAAGGAACTTGCGGCATTAGCAAAACGATGGAAAACACTTCTTATCGTTGATGAAGTGATGACTGGGTTCGGGCGCACCGGTAAAATGTGGGCATGCGAGCACGAGGACGTTACACCCGACCTCTTCTGTACAGCAAAAGGACTCGCAGGTGGGTATCTCCCACTCGCGGCGACGTTAACCACCGATGAAATCTATAACGCCTTCCTCGGTGAGTACCGGGACCTTAAGACCTTCTTCCACGGACATACCTTCACTGGAAATCCATTAGCATGTGCAGTTGCATTAGAAAATATCGCTATTTTCGAGCGTGAAAATCTCCTTTCCCGACTCCAACCGACTATTGAACACTTCAAGAATCGACTTCAGAAATTCTATGCTTTACCGCACGTTGGGGATGTCCGAGTCTGTGGTTTTGCCGCCGGTGTAGAATTAATGAAAAATTCGGACACCTACACGCCCTACCCCTTTGAAGAGAAGGTAGGTATCCGAGTTTGCAAAGAGGCACTCATCCGTGGGGCGATCCTTCGACCGCTTGTTAATACCATCGTCTTGATGCCTCCGCTACAGATCTCAATTTCAGAGTTAGATGCTCTATTGGACATCATTTATACCGCAATCGATATTGTTACAAGCGACCCCAGCCATTGA
- a CDS encoding ferredoxin family protein translates to MAYIICEPCVDVKDTACVDVCPVDCIHTTEGENQLYINPDECIDCAACEPACPVDAISMESDVPSEWESYIEINRKFFETFVKPETMDEGAGETGKAAQGKQQGIPEEFAQIPEVPDSRLRTPYNVLTLLLQPLLGAFSAKFKARLEEMAGNSVVFSSAVSTGINSLINLTLYPLILFFVGLKGQSANLFTSEGNLMIFLGIIIAISEGIYRFKDEFNSEVEQQRYGAAFYGWFPSLIATPLLSGLRSALTVQPQEERKTVPGSVLTNGVIYSDDVRERYRRYGMVNRVTELTNHYEVEIEFPRWVPNSVLKEEHELPDRMPDYAYEIQLSSPYVPGERPAPESILTVQTQLDDPRFTSVVGRASSFPNGFTNIMPISGQPEDFQATYRNKVLTIIVSKSGTCESLGLEPIVHYAKLKG, encoded by the coding sequence ATGGCTTACATTATTTGCGAACCGTGTGTCGATGTAAAGGACACAGCGTGCGTTGATGTCTGTCCGGTCGATTGTATACACACCACCGAAGGCGAAAATCAACTTTATATTAACCCGGATGAATGTATCGACTGCGCGGCATGCGAACCTGCGTGTCCGGTTGACGCAATCTCCATGGAAAGTGATGTCCCCAGCGAATGGGAATCGTATATTGAGATAAATCGTAAATTCTTCGAGACCTTCGTTAAACCTGAAACCATGGACGAAGGAGCTGGCGAAACAGGAAAAGCCGCACAAGGGAAGCAACAAGGTATACCTGAGGAATTTGCGCAAATACCGGAGGTCCCAGACTCAAGACTTCGCACACCATACAATGTCTTAACACTGCTTCTACAACCGCTGCTCGGTGCTTTTTCAGCGAAGTTTAAAGCACGACTTGAGGAGATGGCAGGCAATTCGGTTGTCTTTAGTTCTGCGGTATCAACAGGTATCAATAGCCTCATCAACTTGACACTCTATCCGCTTATCCTCTTCTTCGTCGGGCTCAAAGGGCAAAGTGCTAACCTTTTTACAAGTGAAGGCAATCTGATGATTTTCTTGGGGATCATCATCGCCATTTCAGAAGGCATCTACAGATTTAAAGACGAGTTCAATTCCGAAGTTGAACAACAGCGCTACGGTGCGGCTTTCTACGGATGGTTTCCATCACTCATTGCAACCCCACTTCTAAGTGGCTTGCGTTCAGCTCTTACCGTTCAGCCACAAGAAGAACGCAAAACGGTGCCCGGATCGGTGCTCACAAATGGTGTGATCTATTCTGACGACGTCCGGGAACGTTACAGACGCTACGGTATGGTAAATCGCGTTACAGAGCTGACGAATCACTACGAGGTCGAAATCGAATTTCCGAGGTGGGTGCCGAATTCGGTCTTGAAGGAAGAGCATGAACTCCCCGATAGGATGCCGGATTACGCGTATGAAATCCAACTCAGTTCGCCGTATGTCCCCGGTGAACGCCCCGCACCTGAAAGTATTTTAACTGTTCAGACCCAATTGGATGATCCAAGGTTCACTTCCGTTGTAGGTCGCGCGAGTTCATTCCCGAACGGTTTCACAAACATCATGCCGATCTCAGGACAGCCAGAAGATTTTCAGGCGACTTATCGGAATAAAGTATTGACGATTATCGTCTCCAAAAGCGGCACATGTGAATCGCTCGGACTTGAGCCAATAGTGCATTATGCCAAACTGAAGGGATAG
- the truD gene encoding tRNA pseudouridine(13) synthase TruD: MIKEPEDFIVEELPLYEPTRSGTHTFFAIRKRNLSTLEAINRIARDLQVRTQQFGYAGLKDKNAVTTQVLSVEGVLPERVLRIEQPDIEVLWAERHPHKLRVGHLRGNRFQIILRDIPHDALPLIEPAMKRLATEGVPNRFGAQRFGNKNDSHLIGKALVKSDWDAVMRYMLTDDVLQVDDIARRMQRELAKKPPEKVVMCIPHRLRKLFLSAYQAFLFNRVLEMRTPCLGKLLEGDIAVKHDNGAPFLVVDATAEQPRADAFEISPSGPIFGYKMRLPTGDVLALEISLLADEGVRFEAFRKVVGIRLPGTRRPLRMAMQLHDVSAVKGEGVHLSFMLPAGGYATVVLEDVMSNIQVP, encoded by the coding sequence ATGATTAAGGAACCTGAAGATTTTATTGTCGAGGAACTACCGCTGTACGAACCTACCCGCTCAGGGACGCACACCTTTTTCGCTATTCGGAAACGGAATCTCAGCACCTTGGAGGCAATTAACAGAATTGCACGGGATTTACAGGTCCGCACTCAGCAGTTTGGTTACGCAGGCTTGAAGGATAAGAACGCAGTCACAACACAAGTGCTATCTGTCGAAGGGGTGCTACCGGAACGGGTTTTGAGAATTGAGCAACCGGATATTGAAGTGCTTTGGGCAGAACGGCATCCGCATAAATTACGGGTAGGACACCTTCGGGGCAACCGGTTTCAGATAATCCTCCGCGATATTCCCCATGATGCCCTACCTCTTATCGAACCGGCAATGAAGCGATTGGCAACTGAAGGGGTGCCGAATCGCTTTGGAGCACAGCGGTTTGGGAATAAAAACGATTCACATCTGATTGGCAAAGCACTGGTAAAGTCGGATTGGGATGCCGTGATGCGTTATATGCTCACGGATGACGTCCTACAGGTCGATGATATCGCCCGCCGTATGCAACGGGAATTAGCGAAGAAACCCCCAGAAAAGGTAGTAATGTGTATTCCACACCGGCTCCGCAAGTTGTTTTTGTCGGCGTATCAGGCGTTCCTATTTAATCGCGTTTTGGAAATGCGAACCCCGTGTTTGGGTAAACTTCTTGAAGGCGACATCGCTGTGAAACACGATAACGGAGCCCCTTTTCTCGTTGTGGATGCTACCGCTGAGCAACCGCGAGCGGATGCGTTTGAAATTAGTCCTTCAGGCCCGATTTTCGGGTATAAGATGCGCTTACCAACCGGCGACGTGCTCGCATTGGAGATATCGCTCCTTGCAGATGAAGGGGTTCGATTTGAAGCCTTTCGTAAGGTTGTCGGTATCCGTTTACCGGGGACGCGCAGACCTTTACGGATGGCGATGCAATTGCATGACGTGTCTGCTGTCAAGGGTGAGGGAGTCCATCTCAGTTTTATGCTGCCTGCGGGTGGGTATGCGACTGTCGTATTGGAAGACGTTATGTCCAATATACAGGTCCCTTAA
- a CDS encoding PEGA domain-containing protein: protein MSKQKITFISIFISVALVVFVSTPELSADSGTYWLIVDATPEARAHEPVNLLIELLTTRGKIPSEQIHHLEGDSATSEEIHAMIQEIGRQTAVQDTLIFLYHGIVTKPRGMNAMHLLTPGDEQGIQDATLNDWFRETERKHTVVIVDGYTEDTNLNAYYANRETLGTAALNSIQSAETANTTALLQQLHDTLTVDTTDADDNRQLSIIESYELLRMNPDFLDGILAPTGDVEMALLKLSPALKVTTFPEGADISINDVEIGSTPKLITENLQQGTSTVTVKKAGYVIPPSKTAELQLELGESVHIAWVLESIAIHGTVIGVSGASPVEAVVWIDGTAHQQTVEADGVYRFDEWEDSGLLRLGETYTLFVKQGALNYGSATFTFDGYTDIVQPLQLVKRTWFEVAQIEFDRHNHQGAVTAFQNGIELTSDFPQMSADLTVLLLSSFADAVEKQDVQDVTYLIVTAKLAEQLGQPALAKRYWEETKMKADKGSSAAKLASQRLWQLNRGRYLLNIGLIVLLVVLLASGAWTFFRFRKSKRTAPAD, encoded by the coding sequence ATGTCAAAGCAGAAGATTACTTTTATCTCCATCTTTATTTCTGTCGCATTGGTTGTTTTCGTATCAACACCAGAACTCTCGGCTGATTCTGGTACATACTGGCTAATTGTGGACGCAACACCGGAAGCACGTGCCCATGAACCGGTGAACTTACTGATTGAACTCCTAACGACTCGCGGAAAAATACCGAGTGAACAGATCCACCACCTTGAAGGGGACAGTGCCACCTCTGAAGAGATCCATGCCATGATTCAGGAAATTGGAAGGCAAACAGCCGTTCAGGATACCCTGATTTTTCTATATCATGGGATAGTTACCAAGCCGAGAGGTATGAACGCTATGCATCTGCTAACACCTGGAGACGAACAAGGCATCCAAGATGCTACCCTCAACGACTGGTTCAGAGAGACAGAAAGAAAGCACACCGTTGTTATTGTCGATGGTTACACAGAGGACACGAACCTAAACGCCTACTACGCGAACCGCGAGACGCTCGGTACTGCTGCGCTCAACTCAATTCAATCGGCAGAGACAGCAAACACAACAGCCCTCCTTCAGCAACTCCACGATACGCTCACGGTAGATACAACCGATGCAGATGACAATCGACAACTCAGTATTATAGAAAGCTACGAATTATTGCGAATGAATCCTGATTTTTTGGATGGTATCCTTGCACCCACTGGGGATGTCGAAATGGCACTGCTTAAACTCAGTCCTGCGCTTAAGGTCACAACATTCCCCGAAGGCGCAGATATTTCCATCAACGACGTAGAGATCGGAAGCACACCGAAACTCATCACAGAAAATCTGCAACAAGGCACTTCTACTGTAACCGTGAAGAAAGCAGGATACGTCATCCCGCCATCCAAGACCGCTGAACTCCAGTTAGAACTTGGAGAATCCGTCCATATTGCTTGGGTACTTGAGTCTATTGCTATTCACGGAACCGTTATAGGCGTTTCAGGTGCATCACCTGTCGAAGCTGTTGTTTGGATTGATGGAACGGCGCATCAACAGACCGTGGAAGCGGATGGAGTCTACCGGTTTGATGAGTGGGAGGATTCAGGTTTATTGCGTCTCGGCGAAACTTACACGCTCTTTGTGAAACAGGGTGCCCTGAATTACGGTTCGGCAACTTTCACGTTTGACGGCTATACCGACATAGTACAACCCCTGCAACTTGTGAAACGAACCTGGTTTGAAGTGGCACAAATCGAATTCGACCGACATAACCATCAAGGGGCTGTCACTGCTTTTCAGAATGGGATTGAACTCACGAGCGATTTCCCGCAAATGTCCGCTGACTTAACAGTTCTACTCCTCAGTTCCTTCGCTGATGCCGTAGAGAAACAAGACGTTCAGGATGTCACCTATCTCATTGTTACAGCAAAACTCGCGGAGCAACTCGGTCAGCCTGCCCTTGCAAAAAGGTATTGGGAAGAGACGAAAATGAAAGCAGACAAGGGAAGTTCCGCCGCTAAACTGGCAAGCCAGCGGCTATGGCAACTGAATCGTGGACGTTATCTTTTGAATATCGGTCTGATTGTATTACTGGTCGTCCTATTGGCATCAGGGGCGTGGACGTTCTTTAGATTCCGAAAATCCAAGCGAACTGCACCGGCAGATTGA
- a CDS encoding TolC family protein, with product MIHGKVMSIVLSKFKGIPHSSFRSLLLKFILAVQFAVVLCVNAQEPATEIDLTQPLTLEQCIQVGLEKSTSMRNARLNLAIQELRVKTARADYFPRVFSTGAYDFSDRIDFGFEPENYNLGLGAQYTIWDNGQREGGFAQAKESLSATVSRNEGIKQSLILQITEAYYDVLQFQALVEVSEQNLARAQENTQRTKDFVEAGSLIPADVATAEVREGNNRLALLNNQNSLQVAKARLPRLLGLDPGVLITVAADEAFQLYQQRGTIERLQIPVEEAIQIALDNRPEFKETESQLRSQEWSLTLAKLQRWPRLNADVDYNVNLDDYLRERENFSDFRSWSAGVSLNFTFFDGGILGNRVKELAMQLEQTRENASDLERSVALDVRQSYLNLKRSEASVDIAKTLVVNARLSLEVIQGRFDVDKAILLELLDAQTSYAQALSDEVNTFYDYKISQTRLQDAMGVLQ from the coding sequence ATGATTCACGGGAAAGTTATGTCGATTGTTTTGTCAAAGTTTAAAGGAATACCCCATTCAAGTTTCCGAAGCTTGCTCTTAAAATTCATCCTCGCTGTTCAATTTGCAGTCGTTCTTTGTGTCAATGCGCAGGAACCTGCCACCGAAATTGACTTAACCCAGCCTTTGACCCTTGAACAATGTATCCAGGTAGGTTTGGAAAAATCGACGAGTATGCGAAATGCGCGTTTGAATCTTGCGATACAGGAACTTCGGGTAAAAACTGCGCGTGCTGATTATTTTCCACGTGTTTTTTCAACCGGTGCTTACGATTTCTCTGATCGAATCGACTTCGGCTTTGAGCCTGAAAACTACAATTTAGGATTGGGGGCACAATACACAATTTGGGACAATGGTCAACGCGAGGGCGGGTTCGCGCAGGCAAAAGAATCCCTGAGCGCCACTGTGAGCCGCAATGAGGGGATCAAACAAAGTTTAATTTTGCAAATCACTGAAGCTTACTATGATGTCCTTCAATTCCAAGCGTTGGTTGAAGTGAGTGAGCAAAATTTGGCAAGGGCGCAAGAGAACACGCAACGGACTAAGGATTTTGTAGAGGCAGGTTCGCTCATTCCAGCGGATGTAGCGACGGCTGAGGTGCGAGAGGGAAATAATAGATTAGCACTGCTAAATAACCAAAATTCACTTCAAGTTGCCAAAGCCAGGTTACCGCGGCTCCTCGGTTTAGATCCGGGTGTTTTAATTACTGTTGCGGCGGATGAAGCGTTTCAGTTATATCAACAACGCGGCACCATTGAAAGATTACAAATACCGGTTGAGGAAGCTATCCAGATAGCACTTGACAATCGTCCGGAATTTAAAGAAACGGAATCGCAATTGAGATCACAGGAATGGTCCTTAACGCTCGCGAAATTACAGCGTTGGCCCCGTCTGAATGCCGATGTTGACTACAACGTTAACCTCGACGATTACCTCCGCGAACGCGAGAATTTCTCTGACTTCCGGAGTTGGAGCGCAGGTGTGTCCCTTAATTTTACGTTTTTTGACGGTGGTATTTTGGGAAATCGGGTCAAAGAGTTAGCTATGCAATTAGAGCAAACCCGTGAAAACGCAAGCGACTTGGAACGTTCCGTCGCGTTAGATGTCCGGCAATCGTATCTCAATCTCAAGCGCAGTGAAGCCTCTGTTGATATCGCCAAAACACTGGTTGTCAATGCCCGGCTCAGTTTAGAGGTTATTCAAGGGCGTTTTGATGTTGACAAAGCCATCCTGCTTGAACTCCTTGATGCCCAAACCAGTTATGCGCAAGCACTATCAGATGAAGTGAATACTTTCTACGATTACAAGATCTCACAAACCCGTTTACAAGATGCCATGGGAGTATTACAGTAA
- a CDS encoding HlyD family efflux transporter periplasmic adaptor subunit, which produces MKDRKKWIIIGVVALVVIAVGAIGATRMDFSFGQNKKETEVKQEIVRRGEFIVRVRESGNLRSFLEVDVRSNVEGEIVEIFVDEGDEVKIGDRLLRIDDEQILEQRKQAEANRDAQKAQLQRAELQIQITEKQEESGLAQARNSVAVAQATLDSFVATTQQRITEAETQVATTQIDLNRDKIGLKQAEIALSQAGLMFDRAETSVESAKVALETAASEYNRNKELFDKKLVSKRTLEESQNQLAGARSQYENAQKEVESQKETVKSQEENINVRQEAIQSRESTLELNKKNVLTLKESEEARKKQLEAELENARTRLRQLEETTEEEKELTRHARVGAEASLLQAQSQLESQQERYEWTTVIAPIAGTVTRLTVEEGEIITSGRSAFSRGDAIMRIADLNQMIVRTQINQVEIGKVKEEQRAEISVDSYPGQVFPGRVSEISPSATPRGPQNQSSVITFEVDVEVIGSPSELLPGMSADVDIIVFEESDILQLPIPAVLSPKVFTVRAKVNSTDLGQFQEGQELKIRNLIGNEFDGNVGKIDPEETRGNLEILLEGAQKGLKNGPTEISIVISEQNVLSDIEAEVSSERQYFVMLDTGEPKKDKKERKGVKTHITIGQRNNTHFQITGGLKEGDRVFVPSMQELTEGQGNDSEEEGK; this is translated from the coding sequence ATGAAAGATCGAAAAAAATGGATTATCATCGGAGTCGTCGCCTTGGTTGTTATCGCTGTTGGCGCAATTGGTGCGACTCGGATGGACTTCAGTTTCGGTCAAAATAAGAAGGAAACTGAGGTAAAACAGGAAATTGTGCGTCGCGGTGAATTCATCGTTCGCGTCCGTGAGTCTGGCAATCTGCGTTCCTTCCTTGAAGTGGATGTCCGCTCGAACGTGGAAGGCGAGATCGTTGAAATTTTCGTTGATGAGGGAGACGAGGTCAAAATAGGCGATCGTTTGCTCCGAATTGATGATGAGCAAATTCTGGAACAAAGGAAACAAGCGGAAGCGAATCGTGATGCCCAAAAAGCCCAACTCCAACGGGCAGAACTCCAAATTCAAATTACTGAAAAACAGGAAGAAAGTGGTCTTGCGCAAGCACGCAACTCCGTCGCTGTGGCACAGGCGACTTTGGATTCATTTGTTGCAACGACGCAGCAACGAATTACTGAAGCAGAAACACAAGTAGCGACGACACAAATTGACCTGAATCGAGATAAGATTGGCTTAAAGCAGGCTGAGATCGCATTATCACAAGCAGGACTCATGTTTGATCGGGCGGAAACGAGTGTTGAATCCGCAAAGGTGGCACTCGAAACAGCGGCGTCCGAGTACAATCGAAACAAAGAACTGTTTGATAAGAAGTTAGTTTCAAAGCGGACGTTAGAGGAATCACAAAACCAACTCGCCGGGGCGCGATCGCAGTATGAAAACGCACAGAAAGAGGTGGAGTCCCAAAAGGAAACCGTTAAGTCCCAGGAAGAAAATATCAATGTCCGGCAAGAAGCAATTCAGAGCCGCGAATCTACCTTGGAACTCAATAAAAAGAATGTTCTGACCCTTAAAGAATCGGAAGAAGCCCGGAAAAAGCAATTGGAAGCGGAATTGGAGAACGCTCGCACACGGCTCCGTCAATTGGAAGAAACGACTGAAGAAGAAAAGGAATTAACCCGTCATGCAAGAGTCGGCGCGGAGGCGAGTTTGCTCCAAGCACAAAGTCAGCTTGAATCACAACAAGAACGCTACGAATGGACGACAGTTATAGCTCCTATAGCGGGGACGGTTACGCGCCTCACTGTTGAGGAGGGAGAAATTATCACCTCGGGACGTTCCGCTTTTTCACGTGGCGATGCAATTATGCGCATTGCCGACCTCAATCAGATGATTGTGAGGACGCAAATAAATCAGGTAGAAATCGGGAAGGTTAAAGAGGAACAACGCGCCGAAATCAGCGTTGATAGTTATCCTGGACAGGTCTTTCCGGGAAGGGTTAGCGAGATTTCACCGAGTGCGACCCCCCGTGGTCCCCAGAATCAGAGTTCCGTCATCACTTTTGAGGTAGATGTAGAGGTTATCGGTTCTCCATCAGAACTCCTGCCCGGTATGTCTGCGGATGTTGACATTATTGTGTTTGAAGAATCCGATATCCTTCAACTGCCAATACCGGCTGTGCTGAGTCCAAAGGTTTTTACTGTAAGAGCAAAGGTCAATTCCACGGATCTTGGACAATTTCAGGAAGGTCAGGAACTCAAAATCCGGAATTTGATTGGTAACGAGTTCGATGGAAATGTCGGCAAGATTGATCCAGAGGAAACGCGTGGTAATCTTGAAATCTTGCTCGAAGGTGCGCAGAAAGGCTTGAAGAACGGTCCGACTGAGATCTCTATTGTTATTTCTGAACAGAATGTACTCTCCGATATAGAAGCGGAAGTGAGTAGCGAGCGGCAGTATTTTGTTATGTTAGATACAGGTGAACCCAAAAAAGATAAAAAAGAGCGAAAAGGCGTCAAAACTCACATTACAATCGGACAGCGTAATAACACCCACTTTCAAATCACTGGTGGTTTGAAGGAGGGAGACCGCGTTTTTGTGCCTTCTATGCAAGAATTGACAGAAGGACAAGGAAATGATTCAGAAGAAGAAGGCAAATAA